In Maribacter dokdonensis DSW-8, the genomic stretch TGCTAATTATATCAAGGAGCAATTGGTAATTCAAGGTGATAAAATCACTGAGGACAATGAAGCTTATTTAATTGATTTAAAAAAGCAATTGGCGAACATTAAAAAGGGAGAACCTTATAAGTTGCCAGTTTTTATCGGTGAGAAAGACGGGAAGAAATTCTACATCATTCCTATGTACGGTAAAGGGCTTTGGGATGCCATTTGGGGCTTTATCGCTTTAGATGATACTATGACGGTTCAGGGTGTTTATTTTGATCATAAAGGTGAAACGCCAGGTTTAGGTGCCAACATTAAAATGCGTTATTTCATGGACGATTTTAAAGGTGAGACCATACTTAATGGAACTCAATACGCTGGTATATCCGTAGCAAAGGGTAATAATGATCCATTGAATAAAACAAAAGATGATAATGAAGTAGATGCCTTGGCGGGCGCTACTATTACCGGTAACGGTGTTTCTGCTATGATCAGCGAAACTGTTAAATTATATAAACCTTATTTAGAAACAATTAGAGCAAAGTAATATGGCACTACTATCAAAAAAAGATACAAATCTTATTACAGATCCGTTAGCGGATAACAACCCTATTACCATTCAGGTGTTAGGTATCTGTTCAGCATTGGCAATTACGGCGGAACTAAAAGCATCTTTGGTGATGGCAATTTCTGTAATGTTCGTATTGGGTGCGGGTAATGTTGTAATCTCCTTGATGAGAAACATTATACCTTCAAAAATTAGAATTATTGTTCAACTTATTGTAGTTGCTACTTTGGTAATTATAGTGGATCAAGTGCTAAAGGCATTTGCATACGAGTTAAGTAAAACCTTAGCGGTTTTCGTAGGGCTTATTATTACCAATTGTATTATTATGGGACGTTTTGAGGCATTTGCATTGGCAAACGGTCCTTGGCGTTCATTTTTAGATGGTATTGGTAACTCTTTAGGTTACGGTGTTATTCTAATCATCGTAGGGTTCTTTAGAGAACTTTTAGGTTCGGGAACGTTGTTCGGTATTCCGGTTTTAGGTGATCCAATTGAAAAAACAGGATTGTACGCTACAGGTTATGAGAATAATGGTTTTATGATTATACCACCGGCAGCGTTAATAGTTGTTGGTATTATCATTTGGGTACAACGTTCAAGAAACCCTGCGCTTGTAGAAGAAAATTAAACGACATTTAAGTAGAAATTATGTTAGAACATGTAGAATTATTTTTTAAGTCCATCTTTATAGATAACATGGTATTTGCCGTGTTCTTGGGGATGTGTTCTTATTTGGCGGTATCAAAAAAAGTTGCTACTGCTGTTGGTTTAGGTGCTGCTGTAATATTCGTATTGGCGGTTACCGTACCAATGAACTGGTTATTGGATAAGTATTTACTACAGGATGGTGCCTTGGTTTGGTTGGGACCTGAGTATGCGGATTACAATCTTAGCTTTTTATCGTTTATCTTATTTATCGCAACCATTGCAACAATGGTGCAATTGGTGGAGATTGTAGTTGAGAAATTCTCACCTTCCTTATATAACTCATTGGGTATATTTTTACCGTTGATTGCTGTAAACTGTGCAATTTTGGGTGGATCGTTATTCATGCAGGCAAGAGAGATAGAAACTTTTGGTTTGGCATTTAATTACGGAGTGAGTTCTGGAATTGGATGGTTCTTGGCTATTTTGGCAATTGCTGCCATTCGTGAGAAAATTAGATATAGTAATGTTCCTGCACCTTTAAGAGGTTTAGGTATTACATTTATCATTACTGGTTTAATGGGAATTGGTTTTCAAAGTTTCGGTGGTATGTTGACCGGTGGCGGTGATGATGCTGAAGAGGCAACGGAACAAGTAAATCAAGTAACTCAGCCAGAAGTGGTTGCACCAATTGAAGAAGAGGTAGTAGTAGATAAGAACGAAGAAATTGACGAAAAAGTGATTTCTTATAACGACGTAAACAAATAATTATGATTTTAGCTGCAAGTACTGGCGGAACAATACTAATAACTGTTGTCGCATTTCTAATACTGTTGATGGTGTTAGTGGCATTGCTTCTGTTTACCAAACAAAAACTTTCTCCATCAGGTCCTGTGACCATTACTATAAATGGAGAGAAGAAAATTGAAGTTGCATCAGGTGGGTCATTATTATCTACCTTAGGTAACCAAAAAGTATTTTTACCATCTGCCTGTGGTGGTGGTGGAACATGTATTCAATGTGAATGTCACGTTCTTTCTGGTGGGGGTGAGGCCTTACCTACTGAAACTCCTCACTTTTCTAAGAAAGAATTAAACCATGGTGCACGTTTGGCCTGTCAGGTTAAGGTAAAGCAAGACATGGAAATTACCATCCCAGAAGAGGTGTTCGGTATTAAGAAATGGCCTGCGAAAGTAGTTCGTAATTATAACGTTGCTTCTTTTATTAAGGAATTTGTAGTTGAGATTCCAGAAGATATGGGCTATAAAGCTGGTGGTTATATTCAAATTGAGATTCCTGAGTGTGAGGTTAAGTATGCTGATATAGATATTACTGCTCACCCAGAAGAGCATGAAACTCCAGATAAGTTCCAAGCTGAGTGGGATAAGTTCAACCTTTGGCCTTTGGTGATGAAGAATCCGGAAACGGTTGAGAGAGCTTATTCAATGGCTTCTTTCCCAGCTGAGGGTAGAGAAATTATGTTGAACGTACGTATTGCTACTCCGCCATGGGATCGAGCTAAAAACGGATGGATGGATGTTAATCCTGGTGTTGCGTCATCTTATATCTTTAACTTGAAGCCTGGTGATGATTGTACAATTTCAGGTCCTTACGGTGAATTCTTCATCAATGAATCAGATTCAGAAATGTTGTACGTAGGTGGTGGTGCAGGTATGGCGCCAATGCGTTCTCACTTATATCACTTATTTAAAACTTTAAAGACTGATAGAAAAGTAACTTACTGGTACGGTGGACGATCTAAAAGAGAACTTTTCTACTTGGAT encodes the following:
- a CDS encoding Na(+)-translocating NADH-quinone reductase subunit C, with the translated sequence MANKTDSNVYTVVFAAVMVVVVGSILAFLASALRPNIKENERFEKQQNILYAMGVNENGDDAGSVNFIPTDVVEDEFANYIKEQLVIQGDKITEDNEAYLIDLKKQLANIKKGEPYKLPVFIGEKDGKKFYIIPMYGKGLWDAIWGFIALDDTMTVQGVYFDHKGETPGLGANIKMRYFMDDFKGETILNGTQYAGISVAKGNNDPLNKTKDDNEVDALAGATITGNGVSAMISETVKLYKPYLETIRAK
- a CDS encoding NADH:ubiquinone reductase (Na(+)-transporting) subunit D — its product is MALLSKKDTNLITDPLADNNPITIQVLGICSALAITAELKASLVMAISVMFVLGAGNVVISLMRNIIPSKIRIIVQLIVVATLVIIVDQVLKAFAYELSKTLAVFVGLIITNCIIMGRFEAFALANGPWRSFLDGIGNSLGYGVILIIVGFFRELLGSGTLFGIPVLGDPIEKTGLYATGYENNGFMIIPPAALIVVGIIIWVQRSRNPALVEEN
- the nqrE gene encoding NADH:ubiquinone reductase (Na(+)-transporting) subunit E, which encodes MLEHVELFFKSIFIDNMVFAVFLGMCSYLAVSKKVATAVGLGAAVIFVLAVTVPMNWLLDKYLLQDGALVWLGPEYADYNLSFLSFILFIATIATMVQLVEIVVEKFSPSLYNSLGIFLPLIAVNCAILGGSLFMQAREIETFGLAFNYGVSSGIGWFLAILAIAAIREKIRYSNVPAPLRGLGITFIITGLMGIGFQSFGGMLTGGGDDAEEATEQVNQVTQPEVVAPIEEEVVVDKNEEIDEKVISYNDVNK
- the nqrF gene encoding NADH:ubiquinone reductase (Na(+)-transporting) subunit F: MILAASTGGTILITVVAFLILLMVLVALLLFTKQKLSPSGPVTITINGEKKIEVASGGSLLSTLGNQKVFLPSACGGGGTCIQCECHVLSGGGEALPTETPHFSKKELNHGARLACQVKVKQDMEITIPEEVFGIKKWPAKVVRNYNVASFIKEFVVEIPEDMGYKAGGYIQIEIPECEVKYADIDITAHPEEHETPDKFQAEWDKFNLWPLVMKNPETVERAYSMASFPAEGREIMLNVRIATPPWDRAKNGWMDVNPGVASSYIFNLKPGDDCTISGPYGEFFINESDSEMLYVGGGAGMAPMRSHLYHLFKTLKTDRKVTYWYGGRSKRELFYLDHFYKLEEEFPNFKFYLALSEPLEEDNWKVKENIDAPGDGFVGFIHNCVIDNYLSLHESPEDIELYFCGPPLMNKAVQKMGEDFGIPDEHIRFDDFGG